GGTCCAACATATTCAAAATCTGATGGTACAGTAGTATATTTATCTCTATCATATATTGATTTTATTTTAATATCATCCATTAATTACTACCTCCATCTAATTTAATTTTAGGATCAACTAGTGCATAGATTAAATCCATCACTATCATCATCACAATAAGGAATGCTGCATAGAATACAGTAACTCCTAATACCATAGTATAATCTCTATCTACTATACTACTAATATAGTATTTTCCAAGTCCTGGTATACCAAACATGGTTTCTATTACAAATGATCCTGTAAGTATTGCTGCTATTGTTGGTGATATTACTGTAACTACAGGTAATATCGCATTTCTTATAGCATGTTTCATTATTATATTTATAGGTTTTACCCCTTTGGCAACGGCTAATTTAATATAGTCTTGCTCCATAATTTCTATCATTTTACTTCTCATAAGTCTTGCAATTTTAGCGACTGTAAATAGTCCTAATGCAACTACTGGAAGTATTTTTTTAGATGGCGAATCCCAACCTGTAAGTAATATTTTACCTATTGGTAAATGCCATTTATCAATTAGTATGCCTTTATGTATATCTACAACATATAGCTGTAATAGTCCTGCAATTACAAAACTTGGTACTGATATACCAATAACCGCAATAACCATAGATATTCTATCTATTATCTTATTTCTATATATAGCTGACGCTATACCCAAAGGTATACCTACTATTAATCCAAATATTATTGCTCTCGCTCCTAAATCCGCTGAAACTGGAAAACCAGATTTAATAACTTTGTTTACTGTTCTTCCTTTTTCTTTCATTGAAAGACCTAAATCACCTTTTGCTAATTGTTTTAAATATGTTACGTATTGTTCTCCTAAAGGTTTATCTAAGTTATATTTTGCCATTAAATTTGCTTTAACTTGTGGCGGTATAGCCTTTTCACCTTCAAAAGGATCTCCTGGTAATTGGTGTAATAACACAAATGTTATAGTAATTACCAAAAACAAAGTAACAAAACCTGTTAATATTCTTTTGAATATAAATTTCATTATGTTCTTCATAAAACTCCTTTTCTAATCATTATATTAATAAATGATTAATTATCCCTAATTTTTTATTTATTATATAATATTATAGCATTTATCTAATAGATTATCAACTTAGCTAAGTTATAAAAAAAGGAAACTAAAACATATTTACATTAAAATAAGATTAAGAAATATCATATATTTTATAAAATTATTTAAATAAAATCAATAAATAAAAAGAATTTTAAATATTTTTATATATATTTAAGCATTAATTAAATATATAATTACATTAATAATTTGAATAAAAATTTCTTGGAATACAAAATCTATTTATTTTAAAAACAAATGTTAATAAACAAAAAATAAAGTCTAAACCTAATAATTTATAGGTTTAAACTTTATTTACTTTTTATTATTTATGATTATTTTTACCTTTTATTTCAGAAAAATCTACATTTACAATTAACTCAGCTAATCTAGTTAAGTTAGGTAACTTATGTTTAGGAAAATCATCATACTTACCGTATAAAACTATTACAAATTTATTATTTGCTTCCGTAAATATTCTATCATTAGTTTCTTTGTTAGTTTTTAAAGTTCCTCTAAATGTTTGATCTCCTATTTTAACTTCTGAATAATTTTTATTAAAATCTATATGTATATGATTAAATCCACCATTGTACGAATGAAAAGATAAATCTTTTTTAGGATATTTATCAGGTGAATATGTTGTTCTATCATAAGCTAGTACTCTTAAATTAAGACTTGCATTACCTGTTTTTTTATCTATTATTATAGTAGAACTTTTATTTTCAGAAATATAACCATATTTAGTTTTTTCCAAATTCATATGTCCTAATAGTTCTCCTAAATCTGCAACATACTTACCATCATGAGTTCCTATTTTCATGTGTGTATGAAGTTGTCCTTTCATTGAATGAAAATGTTTTGCATTTTCTAATTTTATTTCATCATGTCCCTTAGCAAAGATTACCATTGATAAGGTAGTCAATAATACTAAAAATATTTTTTTCATAATTTCTTTCTCCTTTATAAATTTAATTTAATAGATTATATAAGCATAAGAAATAAATTGCAATAGTCTAAAATCAGTTATTTCTTAATGTCAACTTATTTAATTAGTAGATATATGAAATAAAAAATATAATTTTTTTCAGTTATTTTTTAATTGACATTTAAATTATAAAATTGCATAATGTATTTAGAAAGTAGGTAAATATGGAAAAGATCATTATATTTTTAAATGGTGTATATTCAGATAATTTAGAAAAAATTAAATCATTATGTACAAATAGAAAAATTATAGCAGTAGATGGTGGAACTAACATGGTATATAAACTAGATTTAATTCCTGATAAAATAGTTGGAGATATGGACTCAATAAATAATGAAACTCTTAAATTCTATAAAAATAAAGATATTGAAATTATAAAACTTGATAAAGAAAAAGATCATACTGATTTTGAAGTTGCCTTACTTGATTATGTACCAAATAAAACTGGGAGATTTAAAAACCAAAATATCGAAAAAGAAAATTTTGATAATTTAATAAATACTGACATATTAGTATTAGGTGCTACTGGTAATAGACTTGATATGACTATGTCCAATCTAAAAAAATTACACTCTTTACCTAATATGTACTTTATTTCAGAAAACTTTGAAACTATTAAGTATATAAATAAAAGTACAGATTTTAAAAATTTAAAAGGCAAAACCTTTTCTATAATACCTATAACCGATATTGAAGAAATTACATTAATAGGTTTTAAATACCCTTTAAATAAAAATAATATTTCAAAAGATTTTGGCTTAGTAAGTAATATTGTAGAAAATAACTTATGTACTGTAAAATTCAAAAAAGGTGAAATGTATATAATATACATGTAAAAAGGAGACCAACTATGTTAGAACTATATTTTTATGATAATGTAGATGATAATTTATTAAAATATGCCGTTATCATCTCAAAGACAGATGGTAAATGGGTATTTTGCAAACATAAAAAAAGAACTACTTATGAGATACCTGCTGGTCATAGAGAAAAAAATGAAGCAATTTTTGATACCGCAAAACGAGAATTAATTGAAGAGACTGGTGCTATAAATTTTTCCATAAAACCCATATGTCCATTTAATGTAAGATTTAATAATAAGGATAGTTATGGTATGCTATATTTTGCTGAAATTAATTCTTTTGGGAAAATAGATAGCGAAATAGAAAATATAATAATTACAGAAAAACTAATTGATAACTGGACTTACCCAGATATTCAGCCAAAATTAATTGATGAAGCAATTAAAAGAGGCTTTATTTAATAAAGAAAAGATATTAATTTCAAAATTTAATTTGATTTTAATATCTTTTTTATTTATAAATTTCTTTTCTATGTCCTAAATCAATTAATATAATTATTAATTTTTCATCTTTGATTTTAGCTATAAGTCTATAATCACCTATTCTATATCTCCAAAATCCTGTCAAATTACCTTTAAGGGCTTTTCCGTATTGTCTTGGATTAGTTGTATCTAACAAATTTTTTAAAATCCAATTATTTAGCAAAATAAGAGTCCCTCTATCTAATTTTTTCATCTGTTTTCTTGCTTTTTTAGATATCTCTACATCATACAATTTCATTATAAGCCCAACTCTTTCATAAAATCAACATATTTAATATTATCACCTTTTTCACTTTCAATAGCTGCTTTTAAAATTCTTTTTTCATACTCTGGATTTATTTCTTCTTCCAATTTATCTTCTACTAAATTTCTTAAAAAATTAGAAATGCTTATATCATTCATTTTCAAATATTTTTTTAGTGCTTTTATTTCGTATTCTTCC
This genomic interval from Oceanivirga salmonicida contains the following:
- a CDS encoding NUDIX hydrolase is translated as MLELYFYDNVDDNLLKYAVIISKTDGKWVFCKHKKRTTYEIPAGHREKNEAIFDTAKRELIEETGAINFSIKPICPFNVRFNNKDSYGMLYFAEINSFGKIDSEIENIIITEKLIDNWTYPDIQPKLIDEAIKRGFI
- a CDS encoding DUF6290 family protein is translated as MLKTVSFKMEEYEIKALKKYLKMNDISISNFLRNLVEDKLEEEINPEYEKRILKAAIESEKGDNIKYVDFMKELGL
- a CDS encoding ABC transporter permease — translated: MKNIMKFIFKRILTGFVTLFLVITITFVLLHQLPGDPFEGEKAIPPQVKANLMAKYNLDKPLGEQYVTYLKQLAKGDLGLSMKEKGRTVNKVIKSGFPVSADLGARAIIFGLIVGIPLGIASAIYRNKIIDRISMVIAVIGISVPSFVIAGLLQLYVVDIHKGILIDKWHLPIGKILLTGWDSPSKKILPVVALGLFTVAKIARLMRSKMIEIMEQDYIKLAVAKGVKPINIIMKHAIRNAILPVVTVISPTIAAILTGSFVIETMFGIPGLGKYYISSIVDRDYTMVLGVTVFYAAFLIVMMIVMDLIYALVDPKIKLDGGSN
- a CDS encoding thiamine diphosphokinase, with translation MEKIIIFLNGVYSDNLEKIKSLCTNRKIIAVDGGTNMVYKLDLIPDKIVGDMDSINNETLKFYKNKDIEIIKLDKEKDHTDFEVALLDYVPNKTGRFKNQNIEKENFDNLINTDILVLGATGNRLDMTMSNLKKLHSLPNMYFISENFETIKYINKSTDFKNLKGKTFSIIPITDIEEITLIGFKYPLNKNNISKDFGLVSNIVENNLCTVKFKKGEMYIIYM
- a CDS encoding type II toxin-antitoxin system RelE family toxin, giving the protein MKLYDVEISKKARKQMKKLDRGTLILLNNWILKNLLDTTNPRQYGKALKGNLTGFWRYRIGDYRLIAKIKDEKLIIILIDLGHRKEIYK